A single window of Neisseria chenwenguii DNA harbors:
- a CDS encoding DUF3841 domain-containing protein, with product MPERLAAYRWMAARLAEKVPPPASVAFPIWAWRFAHGRRQPKPDLRRRGHLEKGAAGVRIEFEIPQEQVLLSSFDGWHAVLNDTFFSLGDEEYERCERLEAELPSEKLREAKEKSWYGIFDLSKLPGPDVYEVQAVFWRLDMTMVGKVDFLRQG from the coding sequence ATGCCCGAGCGGCTGGCAGCCTACCGCTGGATGGCGGCGCGCTTGGCTGAAAAAGTCCCGCCACCTGCGAGTGTGGCGTTCCCCATTTGGGCGTGGCGTTTTGCGCACGGGCGGCGGCAGCCGAAACCTGATTTGCGGCGGCGCGGACATTTGGAAAAAGGTGCGGCAGGCGTTCGGATTGAGTTTGAAATTCCGCAGGAACAGGTTTTGCTCAGCAGTTTCGACGGCTGGCACGCGGTTTTGAACGATACGTTTTTTTCGTTGGGCGATGAGGAATATGAACGCTGCGAACGGCTGGAGGCCGAATTGCCGTCTGAAAAATTACGCGAAGCCAAAGAGAAGAGCTGGTACGGAATTTTTGATTTGAGCAAACTGCCCGGCCCCGATGTTTACGAAGTGCAGGCCGTGTTTTGGCGGCTGGATATGACGATGGTCGGGAAAGTGGATTTTTTACGGCAAGGGTAA
- a CDS encoding exodeoxyribonuclease VII small subunit, with product MKKAPAPKSFEDAIKRLEALTQAMQSSDMPLEDALAAYQEGNELVKYCQEKLAEVEQKLQVLDSDGLKELNLDPSE from the coding sequence ATGAAAAAAGCCCCCGCCCCAAAATCCTTTGAAGACGCCATCAAGCGTCTGGAAGCCCTCACGCAGGCGATGCAGAGCAGCGATATGCCGCTGGAAGACGCGCTGGCCGCGTATCAGGAAGGCAACGAGCTGGTGAAATACTGTCAGGAAAAACTGGCCGAAGTCGAGCAGAAACTGCAAGTGCTCGATTCAGACGGCCTGAAGGAGCTCAATCTTGATCCAAGCGAATGA
- a CDS encoding polyprenyl synthetase family protein, with amino-acid sequence MIQANDLKSWQQKAQAQTEILLAHLMPSENDVPEKLHEAMRYVTLGGGKRLRPLLVLAASELGEADQDAVGQAMAAIEMLHVYSLVHDDMPAMDNDSLRRGKPTCHVKYGEATALLVGDALQTQAFDVICRPTALPAARQLQMAATLARASGSLGMAGGQAVDLDNVGKAMTQAALEQMHSLKTGALIRAAVALGALACPDLGETDLARLDGYAQKLGLAFQVIDDVLDCEADTATLGKTAGKDADNDKPTYVKLMGLAEARAYAETLVADAVAQIEPFGEKAAHLRQLAEFVTARKN; translated from the coding sequence TTGATCCAAGCGAATGATTTGAAAAGCTGGCAGCAGAAAGCGCAGGCGCAGACCGAAATCCTGCTCGCGCACCTGATGCCGTCTGAAAACGACGTGCCGGAAAAACTGCACGAAGCCATGCGTTACGTCACACTCGGCGGTGGCAAACGCCTGCGCCCGCTGTTGGTGCTGGCTGCGTCCGAACTGGGCGAGGCCGACCAAGACGCCGTCGGTCAGGCAATGGCCGCGATTGAGATGTTGCACGTCTATTCGCTGGTGCACGATGACATGCCCGCGATGGACAACGACAGCCTGCGCCGCGGCAAACCGACCTGCCATGTGAAGTACGGCGAAGCCACTGCACTTTTGGTCGGCGACGCGCTGCAAACCCAGGCGTTCGACGTCATCTGCCGTCCCACCGCACTGCCCGCCGCGCGTCAGCTGCAAATGGCCGCCACCCTCGCCCGTGCCAGCGGCAGCCTCGGCATGGCGGGCGGGCAGGCGGTTGATTTGGACAATGTCGGCAAAGCCATGACCCAAGCCGCGCTCGAACAGATGCACAGCCTCAAGACCGGCGCGCTCATCCGCGCCGCCGTCGCCCTCGGCGCGCTTGCCTGCCCCGATTTGGGCGAAACCGATTTAGCCCGCCTAGACGGTTACGCTCAAAAATTAGGCTTGGCGTTCCAAGTCATCGACGACGTGCTCGACTGCGAAGCCGACACCGCCACGCTGGGTAAAACCGCCGGTAAAGACGCCGACAACGACAAGCCGACTTATGTCAAGCTGATGGGGTTGGCCGAAGCCCGCGCCTATGCCGAAACGTTGGTCGCCGACGCCGTTGCGCAGATCGAACCTTTCGGCGAAAAAGCCGCACACCTGCGGCAGCTCGCGGAATTTGTGACCGCGCGGAAGAATTGA
- a CDS encoding winged helix-turn-helix transcriptional regulator produces the protein MIVYRLNAAPQRFNRLQRLMPEATRRMLTLRLRELEEAGIVHREVFDEMPPKVVYSLTGLGRTLMPAVEAMYQWGVMYALRSKTV, from the coding sequence CTGATTGTCTATCGCCTCAACGCCGCGCCGCAGCGTTTCAACCGGCTCCAACGCCTGATGCCCGAAGCCACGCGGCGGATGCTGACTTTGCGGTTGCGCGAGTTGGAAGAGGCGGGAATTGTGCATCGGGAAGTGTTCGACGAAATGCCGCCGAAAGTCGTGTATTCGCTGACCGGACTCGGGCGGACGCTGATGCCGGCGGTGGAGGCGATGTACCAATGGGGCGTGATGTATGCGCTGCGCAGTAAGACCGTCTGA
- a CDS encoding DUF896 domain-containing protein, with protein sequence MRIPELNRINELAALAKTRVLSAEETAERAALRQAYVNAVTGQLKNILSVTTVIDSEGNDVTPAALRKAQAEGMAV encoded by the coding sequence ATGCGTATCCCCGAACTCAACCGCATCAACGAATTGGCCGCGCTCGCCAAAACCCGCGTGCTGAGCGCGGAAGAAACCGCCGAACGCGCCGCGCTGCGTCAGGCTTATGTAAACGCCGTTACGGGGCAGTTGAAAAACATCCTCTCCGTGACCACAGTCATCGACAGCGAAGGCAACGATGTGACGCCCGCCGCTTTGCGCAAGGCGCAGGCCGAAGGGATGGCCGTCTGA
- a CDS encoding pirin family protein: protein MRKIRCIYDAPRRYWVGNGFHVSPLFSHMAEDKQTNPFLMFDYAIPEEFAPNEGLPRGVGAHPHKGFETVTIAYHGEVQHRDSSGGGGVIKEGDVQWMTAGAGIVHDEFHSEAFSKRGGLFEMAQLWVNLPRAHKETPPRYQHLAAETIPVVALDNSAGSLRIIAGELDGVKGAAETFTEMNVWDVKLNPNGKTTLTLPSDHNLAFAVRRGNVTFNGERTVGATQLVTFETDAGEVVLRVDENGAELLLLSGVPINEPVAAHGPFVMNTREELVKAFEDFNAGKFGWLG, encoded by the coding sequence ATGAGAAAAATCCGCTGCATTTACGACGCGCCGCGCCGCTATTGGGTCGGCAACGGTTTCCACGTTTCCCCGCTGTTTTCCCACATGGCCGAAGACAAGCAGACCAATCCGTTTTTGATGTTCGACTACGCCATTCCCGAAGAATTTGCACCCAACGAAGGCCTCCCGCGCGGCGTGGGAGCGCACCCGCACAAAGGTTTTGAAACCGTGACCATCGCCTACCACGGCGAAGTGCAGCACCGCGACAGCAGCGGCGGTGGCGGCGTCATTAAAGAAGGCGACGTGCAATGGATGACTGCGGGCGCGGGGATTGTGCACGACGAGTTTCACTCCGAAGCCTTCAGCAAACGCGGCGGGCTGTTTGAAATGGCGCAGCTCTGGGTCAACCTGCCGCGTGCGCACAAAGAAACGCCGCCGCGCTACCAGCACCTCGCCGCCGAAACCATCCCCGTCGTCGCACTGGACAACAGCGCCGGCAGCCTGCGCATCATCGCGGGCGAACTCGACGGCGTGAAAGGTGCGGCCGAAACCTTCACCGAAATGAATGTTTGGGACGTGAAACTCAACCCAAACGGCAAAACTACGCTGACGCTGCCGTCCGACCACAACCTCGCCTTCGCCGTGCGCCGTGGCAACGTAACCTTCAACGGCGAACGCACCGTCGGCGCCACCCAGCTCGTGACCTTTGAAACCGACGCCGGCGAAGTTGTTCTGCGCGTTGACGAAAACGGCGCCGAGCTGCTGCTCTTAAGCGGTGTGCCCATTAACGAACCCGTCGCCGCCCACGGCCCGTTTGTGATGAACACGCGCGAAGAGCTGGTCAAGGCGTTTGAAGATTTCAACGCCGGGAAGTTTGGCTGGTTGGGTTGA
- a CDS encoding tellurite resistance TerB family protein: protein MNLNSLLNQVLNTVQKSGGKAAKTASDNNLLGTLGGSALAAGVASMLFKKKNAGSLLKVGSLAALGVLAYKAYQSRQESNPAQPAPEQSAFQPTGQIAEDHSRTVLRAMIAAAASDGLIDDAEKQLIAQEGGGDAETSRWLMAEYANPATVADLAREVGGNQALAAEVYLAARAVCADLSRKEIVFLAQLSEALELDDALVEKLEQQLGL from the coding sequence ATGAATCTGAACAGCCTGCTCAACCAAGTGTTAAACACCGTACAGAAAAGCGGCGGAAAAGCCGCCAAAACCGCGTCCGACAACAACCTGCTCGGCACACTCGGCGGCAGCGCGCTGGCCGCAGGCGTCGCCTCCATGCTGTTTAAAAAGAAAAACGCAGGCTCCCTGCTCAAAGTCGGTTCGCTCGCCGCATTGGGCGTATTGGCCTACAAAGCCTACCAAAGCCGCCAAGAGAGCAACCCCGCCCAACCCGCGCCCGAGCAAAGCGCGTTCCAACCGACCGGGCAGATTGCCGAAGACCACAGCCGTACCGTATTGCGCGCCATGATTGCCGCCGCCGCTTCAGACGGCCTGATTGACGACGCGGAAAAACAGTTAATCGCCCAAGAAGGAGGCGGCGACGCCGAAACCTCGCGCTGGCTGATGGCCGAATACGCCAACCCTGCCACCGTTGCCGATCTTGCCCGCGAAGTCGGCGGCAATCAGGCACTGGCAGCGGAAGTTTATCTCGCCGCCCGAGCCGTCTGCGCCGATTTGTCGCGCAAAGAAATCGTTTTTCTCGCGCAGCTTTCCGAAGCGCTGGAGCTCGACGATGCGCTGGTTGAAAAACTGGAACAGCAGTTGGGTTTATAA
- a CDS encoding tannase/feruloyl esterase family alpha/beta hydrolase yields MKPHKILPALLAAVAAPAFAASAEQCTALKNAKIADTQITKAEWSADGSVGADRMSALTGGAAQAQKAGAHCVVEGEIGARTGVDGKHYGTKFQLRLPAQWNGRFLFQGGGGVDGFVAPAVGSVPVRSSTATPALMRGYAVVSMDGGHPTPTPDFGADPDARLDFAYRSIGKTTAAAKELLYRMYRAAPKHSYFMGCSNGGREAMIAAQRYPQEFDGVIAANPGFRLSRAAVAEVWDTHQFMKIAPKNSAGQKILANALTQKDLDKVSRAVLKRCDAKDGLKDGVINAWESCDFKPESAGLGRAKTAVLKAVFGGAKNSKGQQIYSGWFYDTGISAEGWRSWKLGNSQTAKPDARNITLGEGSLKWYFMTPAVPDFDVAKFDFDRDTPKTYATGKINDATATDMSGFKVRGGRFIIATGISDPVFSAKDQRDWFRQMQRDTAGAEEFSRMFMVPGMTHCGGGQAFDDFDPLTALENWHDKGQAPERLTAKGKAFPGRSMPLCAYPKTAVYTGGDKNKAESFTCR; encoded by the coding sequence ATGAAACCGCACAAAATCCTTCCTGCGCTTCTCGCCGCCGTGGCCGCGCCTGCGTTTGCCGCGTCCGCCGAACAATGTACCGCGCTGAAAAACGCCAAAATCGCCGACACCCAAATCACCAAAGCAGAATGGTCGGCCGACGGCTCGGTCGGGGCAGACAGAATGTCTGCGCTGACGGGCGGTGCGGCGCAGGCGCAGAAAGCAGGCGCGCATTGCGTGGTCGAGGGCGAAATCGGCGCGCGCACCGGCGTTGACGGCAAACATTACGGCACGAAATTCCAGCTCCGCCTGCCCGCACAATGGAACGGCAGATTCCTGTTTCAAGGCGGCGGCGGCGTGGACGGCTTTGTCGCGCCCGCCGTCGGCAGCGTTCCCGTACGCAGTTCCACCGCCACACCCGCGCTGATGCGCGGCTATGCCGTGGTCAGCATGGACGGCGGCCACCCGACGCCGACGCCCGATTTCGGCGCCGATCCGGACGCGCGTTTGGATTTTGCCTACCGCTCAATCGGCAAAACCACGGCGGCGGCCAAAGAGCTGCTTTACCGGATGTACCGCGCCGCACCGAAACACAGCTATTTTATGGGCTGTTCTAACGGCGGACGCGAAGCGATGATCGCTGCGCAGCGCTACCCGCAGGAATTTGACGGCGTGATTGCCGCCAATCCGGGCTTCCGCCTCTCCCGCGCCGCCGTGGCCGAAGTGTGGGACACGCACCAATTCATGAAAATCGCGCCGAAAAATTCAGCCGGCCAAAAAATCCTCGCCAACGCCCTGACACAAAAGGATTTGGACAAAGTCAGCCGGGCCGTCTTAAAACGCTGCGATGCCAAAGACGGCCTGAAAGACGGCGTGATCAATGCTTGGGAAAGCTGTGATTTCAAACCCGAATCCGCCGGTTTGGGCCGCGCTAAAACCGCTGTGCTCAAAGCCGTGTTCGGCGGCGCGAAAAACAGCAAAGGGCAGCAGATTTACAGCGGCTGGTTTTACGATACAGGCATCAGCGCCGAAGGCTGGCGCAGCTGGAAACTCGGCAACTCGCAAACCGCCAAGCCCGACGCCCGCAACATCACGCTGGGCGAAGGCTCGCTCAAATGGTATTTCATGACCCCCGCCGTGCCCGATTTTGATGTCGCGAAGTTCGACTTCGACCGCGACACGCCGAAAACCTACGCCACCGGCAAAATCAACGACGCCACGGCCACCGATATGTCCGGCTTCAAAGTGCGAGGCGGCCGGTTCATCATCGCCACCGGCATCTCCGACCCGGTATTTTCCGCCAAAGACCAGCGCGACTGGTTCCGCCAAATGCAGCGCGACACCGCCGGCGCAGAGGAATTCAGCCGCATGTTTATGGTCCCCGGCATGACCCATTGCGGCGGCGGACAGGCGTTTGACGACTTCGACCCGCTCACCGCGCTGGAAAACTGGCACGACAAAGGCCAAGCCCCCGAACGCCTCACCGCCAAGGGTAAAGCCTTCCCCGGCCGCAGTATGCCGCTTTGCGCCTACCCGAAAACCGCCGTTTACACGGGCGGGGATAAAAATAAAGCGGAAAGTTTTACCTGCCGCTGA
- a CDS encoding FUSC family protein, with protein sequence MTSPAERARIAERWLNSYERYRYSRLIHAIRLGLAVLFATLLARVAGLEHGEWIGMTVFVVLGMLQFQGAIYSKAVERMLGTVIGLAAGLGILWLNQHYFHGNILFYLIVGILSAVSGWSAVGKNGYIPMLAGLTMCMLIGDNRHDWLDSGLTRAMNVLFGALIAIVAAKLLPLRSTLMWRFMLADNLTECSRIIAEVGDGKTMTRERFNQNMAKMKQINARLVKSRSHLAAVSGESHISKPMMEAMQHAHRKIVNSTELLLTTAGRLPKPVISEDEMRLLDRHFSRFQRELRLTVRLIKGHYARRIRFLPGMTPELERLSRRLPFEWQGFLWLSINTRSEVASLVILLQRTRRKWLDTYERQRLREHLLGNKADAREEEQTEAV encoded by the coding sequence ATGACCTCTCCCGCCGAACGCGCCCGCATCGCCGAACGCTGGCTCAACTCCTACGAACGCTACCGTTACAGCCGCCTGATCCACGCTATCAGGCTCGGATTGGCCGTTTTGTTCGCCACCCTTCTGGCGCGCGTCGCCGGCTTGGAGCACGGCGAATGGATCGGCATGACCGTGTTTGTCGTGCTCGGTATGCTTCAGTTTCAAGGCGCGATTTACTCCAAAGCCGTCGAACGCATGCTCGGCACCGTCATCGGCCTTGCCGCCGGCTTGGGCATTCTATGGCTCAACCAACACTATTTCCACGGCAACATCCTGTTTTACCTCATCGTCGGCATCCTCAGCGCCGTATCCGGCTGGTCGGCCGTCGGCAAAAACGGCTACATCCCCATGCTCGCCGGCCTGACCATGTGTATGCTCATCGGCGACAACCGCCACGACTGGCTCGACAGCGGCCTCACCCGCGCCATGAACGTCTTATTCGGCGCCCTCATCGCCATCGTCGCCGCCAAACTCCTGCCGCTGCGTTCCACCCTGATGTGGCGCTTCATGCTTGCCGACAACCTCACCGAATGCAGCCGCATCATCGCCGAAGTCGGCGACGGCAAAACCATGACCCGCGAGCGTTTCAACCAAAACATGGCCAAAATGAAGCAGATCAACGCCCGCCTCGTCAAAAGCCGCAGCCACCTTGCCGCCGTATCGGGCGAAAGCCACATCTCCAAACCCATGATGGAAGCCATGCAGCACGCCCACCGAAAAATCGTCAATTCCACCGAGCTGCTGCTTACCACCGCCGGCCGCCTGCCCAAACCCGTCATCAGCGAAGACGAAATGCGCCTGCTCGACCGCCATTTTTCCCGGTTCCAACGCGAACTGCGTCTGACCGTGCGCCTGATTAAAGGCCACTACGCCCGCCGCATCCGCTTTCTGCCCGGCATGACGCCCGAACTCGAGCGCCTCTCCCGCCGGCTGCCGTTCGAATGGCAGGGCTTTTTATGGCTGAGCATCAACACCCGCAGCGAAGTCGCTTCGCTGGTCATCCTCCTCCAGCGCACCCGCCGCAAATGGCTGGATACTTACGAACGCCAACGCCTGCGCGAACATCTGCTGGGCAACAAAGCCGACGCGCGGGAAGAGGAGCAGACGGAGGCCGTCTGA
- a CDS encoding alanine/glycine:cation symporter family protein — MTESLHNLVKAVNGPMWDWLIFVLLGTGLFFTLTTGFVQIRLFAQSVRAMLGGRRQGDDPHGITPFQAFVTGLASRVGVGNIAGVAIAISVGGPGAVFWMWLVAFIGMSSAFAESSLAQLFKIRDYDNHHFRGGPAYYITRGLGQRWMGILFALSLIFCFGLVYEAVQSNTVAVAAKVAWGWDEHAVGVALVIMTAPIIFGGIRRVARWAELVVPVMAVLYLLMALYIVGTNVAMIPNVFEMIIGNAFKSDAAGGGLLGGLISQTMMMGIKRGLYSNEAGQGSAPNAAAAAEVKHPVSQGMIQMLGVFVDTMIVCSCTAFIILVSDLPADHGLSGAQLTQAAIVSHVGNWGADFLAVILFLFAFSTIIGNYAYAESNVQFIKSNWQILSLFRMGVLGMVYFGAVNEVPLVWDMADMAMGTMAWINLIAILLLSPLVFLLLKDYTAKLKMGKDPEFKLSEHPGLKRKIKSDIW, encoded by the coding sequence ATGACTGAATCCTTGCACAATCTGGTGAAGGCTGTGAACGGCCCGATGTGGGATTGGCTGATTTTTGTTTTGCTCGGCACGGGGCTGTTTTTCACGCTGACGACGGGTTTTGTCCAAATCCGCCTGTTTGCCCAAAGCGTGCGCGCGATGCTCGGCGGGCGCAGGCAGGGCGACGATCCGCACGGCATTACGCCGTTTCAGGCGTTTGTGACCGGTTTGGCCAGCCGCGTGGGCGTGGGCAATATTGCGGGCGTGGCGATTGCGATTTCCGTCGGCGGCCCCGGTGCGGTGTTTTGGATGTGGCTGGTGGCCTTTATCGGCATGAGTTCGGCGTTTGCCGAGTCGTCGTTGGCGCAGCTTTTTAAAATCCGCGATTACGACAACCACCATTTCCGCGGCGGTCCGGCCTATTACATCACGCGCGGCCTGGGGCAGCGCTGGATGGGGATTCTGTTTGCGCTGAGTCTGATTTTCTGTTTCGGACTGGTGTATGAGGCGGTGCAGTCGAATACGGTGGCGGTGGCCGCCAAAGTGGCTTGGGGCTGGGACGAACACGCCGTCGGCGTGGCTTTGGTCATCATGACCGCGCCGATTATTTTCGGCGGCATCCGCCGCGTCGCGCGGTGGGCGGAGCTGGTTGTGCCGGTGATGGCGGTTCTGTATCTTTTGATGGCGCTGTATATCGTCGGCACAAATGTCGCGATGATTCCGAACGTGTTTGAGATGATCATCGGCAATGCGTTTAAATCCGACGCGGCGGGCGGCGGCCTGCTCGGCGGTTTGATTTCGCAAACGATGATGATGGGCATCAAACGCGGCCTGTATTCCAACGAGGCGGGTCAGGGTTCGGCGCCGAATGCGGCGGCGGCGGCGGAGGTGAAACACCCTGTGTCGCAAGGCATGATTCAGATGCTGGGCGTGTTTGTCGATACCATGATTGTGTGTTCGTGTACCGCGTTTATCATTTTGGTTTCCGACCTGCCGGCGGATCACGGTTTAAGCGGCGCGCAACTGACGCAGGCGGCGATTGTCAGCCATGTGGGCAACTGGGGCGCGGATTTTCTGGCGGTGATTCTGTTTTTATTCGCGTTTTCCACCATCATCGGCAACTACGCTTATGCGGAATCGAATGTGCAGTTTATCAAGAGCAACTGGCAGATTCTCTCGCTCTTCCGCATGGGCGTGTTGGGTATGGTGTATTTCGGCGCGGTGAACGAAGTGCCGCTGGTGTGGGACATGGCCGATATGGCAATGGGCACGATGGCGTGGATCAACCTGATTGCCATTCTGCTGCTCTCGCCGCTGGTCTTCCTGCTGCTGAAGGATTACACCGCCAAGCTGAAAATGGGCAAGGATCCTGAGTTTAAACTTTCCGAACACCCGGGTTTGAAACGTAAGATTAAATCGGATATTTGGTAA
- the sstT gene encoding serine/threonine transporter SstT gives MAGSNSVFGTLNRIDLVTQIVIGLVLGILLGWLAPDAGMGAGLFGSLFVGALKAVAPVLVFILVMSAIARHQKGNEAYIRPIIVLYMLGTFAAAVVAVAASFMFPTSIVLANAGDVSTTPPSGIAEVLKNVLMNLVANPINAVANANYIGILAWALILGAALRNHGSDTTRQVVADLAEAVSTVVKWVIKFAPLGIFGLVASTVAETGFDALLSYAKLLGVLLGSMIFIALVVNPLIVWWKIRRNPYPLVLTCLRESGVYAFFTRSSAANIPVNMALAKKLGLHEDTYSISIPLGATINMAGAAITITVLSMAAAHTLGIQVDFWTAVLLSLVATVGACGASGVAGGSLLLIPMACSLFGISNDISMQVVAVGFIIGVIQDSAETALNSSTDVLFTAAADMGRNRN, from the coding sequence ATGGCTGGCAGCAATTCGGTGTTTGGCACACTCAACCGCATCGATTTGGTTACCCAAATCGTTATCGGCTTGGTTTTGGGCATTTTACTCGGCTGGCTCGCGCCGGATGCGGGCATGGGCGCGGGACTTTTCGGCAGCCTGTTTGTCGGCGCGCTCAAAGCCGTGGCGCCGGTTTTGGTGTTTATTTTGGTGATGTCGGCCATCGCGCGGCACCAAAAAGGCAATGAAGCCTATATCAGGCCGATCATTGTTTTGTATATGTTGGGCACGTTTGCCGCCGCAGTGGTGGCGGTGGCGGCCAGCTTTATGTTCCCGACGTCTATTGTGCTGGCCAACGCCGGCGATGTTTCGACCACGCCGCCGTCGGGGATTGCAGAAGTTTTGAAAAACGTCTTGATGAACTTGGTTGCCAACCCGATTAACGCCGTCGCCAATGCCAACTACATCGGCATTCTCGCTTGGGCGCTGATTTTGGGCGCGGCCTTGCGCAACCACGGTTCGGACACCACCCGCCAAGTGGTCGCCGATTTGGCCGAAGCGGTTTCAACCGTCGTGAAATGGGTGATTAAGTTTGCCCCTCTGGGTATTTTCGGTTTGGTGGCCTCCACGGTAGCCGAAACGGGTTTTGACGCGCTTTTGAGCTATGCGAAACTGCTGGGCGTATTGCTGGGCAGCATGATTTTCATCGCACTGGTCGTCAACCCGTTGATTGTATGGTGGAAAATCCGCCGCAACCCCTACCCGCTTGTGTTGACCTGCCTGCGCGAAAGCGGTGTGTACGCCTTTTTCACCCGCTCGTCCGCCGCCAATATTCCGGTCAACATGGCGCTGGCGAAAAAACTCGGCCTGCACGAAGACACTTATTCCATTTCCATTCCGTTGGGCGCCACCATCAATATGGCCGGCGCGGCGATTACCATTACCGTGTTGTCGATGGCTGCCGCGCATACGCTGGGCATTCAGGTTGACTTCTGGACAGCCGTCCTCTTGAGTCTGGTCGCCACCGTCGGCGCCTGCGGTGCATCCGGCGTGGCGGGCGGATCGCTGCTGCTGATCCCGATGGCGTGCAGCCTGTTCGGCATTTCCAACGACATTTCCATGCAGGTCGTCGCCGTCGGCTTCATCATCGGCGTGATTCAGGATTCCGCCGAAACCGCGCTCAATTCCTCTACCGACGTGCTGTTTACCGCTGCCGCGGATATGGGGCGCAACCGCAATTAA